The following coding sequences lie in one Apium graveolens cultivar Ventura chromosome 3, ASM990537v1, whole genome shotgun sequence genomic window:
- the LOC141712437 gene encoding LOW QUALITY PROTEIN: FHA domain-containing protein PS1 (The sequence of the model RefSeq protein was modified relative to this genomic sequence to represent the inferred CDS: deleted 1 base in 1 codon), whose translation MGDQKKEEEEQKVPVFTVFKKNSILKNIYLDAPINSTTNEEDDEQDIVIGRHPDCSITLDHPSISRFHLRLHSKPSSLTLSLVDLSSVHGTWVSGKKVEPGVQVDLNEGDIVQLGASSRRYMLHWVPMSRANNYQQSDKENDENPQAPAGFLTGKSHAKILSGDHKKNLLMEEFEENEICGFSSGQVPSKAIEEIEYQQYDEEYEHSQDLKGVISGIVDVNTTPTIDHYEDPLRVEFEVLSGIAYANSSTAINHNRDEFEAHVISAFSSGQLLHESVLEPECQQNDEVCENLQALDGVLSGIADANSSTGINHNRDEFEEHMEHVISAFSSGQLLHESVLEVECQQNDEVCENSQALDRVLSGIAHANSSTAINHKDEFEEHVITCLLVWAASSESVLEVECQQNDEVCENSQALDGVLSGIAHANSSTAINHNRDEFEEHVISAFSSGQLLHESVLEVECQKNDEVCEKSQALDRVLSSIADANSNSTICNNEHPLNKEFEKNEISALTSVQILNESIVEIGNQQYNENEKDDISQAVDGIHSGIPDANSSSTLYQNENPLKKEFEKDEISAFVSVQIPNELVEGIGSQQYDEDEKDEICAFTSVQILNQSVAEIGIYQYNEDNIKSQAVDGVPSSVPNSPSLCHNYHCKNLSELFNSSFSKEDVDINCAKEDEQKKMSTSSCCSHCSSTTLESKDQLYLYENDHNVRYSSSSGVHAIQSLRNTPCKSDQESHWPEIMGHLLSDVGESSKALDDENFLKADNKQKEPTVITRAPKMDLTNFSICCESNPTEDCFGQLDGKNKTGQTFAINVSEPRDTDVNTPLRSGKQSDSPTFSGKPTSNNIQTGQCFPTNTEVKELYKENLDHQSVSEALISNVEVFAEEIFTPDKENFTPSTHKYSSTKKTNKLEEIKLSDPLCLLSSPTKNSICWNFVQDDELMFSSEKENHTPKVLQKSRLVQPAFKNSARLNFESATKDGTRRVPFKSLLSNSPSKSWSSNSGKYAQPIEKNAVVGDNKRWIMVADTNSLLNKVSRKALQLLQGVKGTQLIIPRVVIRELDCMKRRGYLFTKTEISSALQWINDCMRNTNWWIHVESLMEGGKHPTASSLSTSEGEIEDFAFSSTLSSAFPNFLEIVSPTPGDHILECALLNRRIKNDGNLVILSDDVLLKIKAMAEGIICEAAEEFRESLVNPFSDRFLWAKSSPRGLTWSCADDIVLREKYYRGPFKKPPSKSGESLKGLKLILVQNPHFRGLILNSNNISF comes from the exons GAAGGTTGAACCTGGTGTTCAAGTAGACTTAAATGAGGGTGATATAGTACAGCTTGGCGCTTCAAGTAGACGCTACATGCTGCATTGGGTTCCAATGAGCCGTGCTAATAATTATCAGCAATCCGATAAAGAGAATGATGAAAACCCACAAGCTCCTGCTGGATTCTTAACTGGTAAATCACATGCTAAAATTCTAAGTGGCGATCACAAGAAGAATCTGTTGATGGAAGAGTTTGAAGAGAATGAGATCTGTGGCTTTTCGTCTGGACAGGTCCCCTCTAAGGCAATTGAAGAGATTGAATATCAGCAATATGATGAAGAGTATGAACACTCACAAGATCTTAAAGGAGTGATATCTGGTATAGTAGATGTGAATACAACCCCCACTATCGATCACTATGAGGACCCGTTGAGGGTAGAATTTGAAGTTCTATCTGGTATAGCATATGCAAATAGCAGCACTGCTATCAATCATAATAGAGATGAGTTTGAAGCGCATGTGATCTCTGCTTTCTCGTCTGGACAGCTTCTTCATGAGTCAGTTTTGGAGCCTGAATGTCAGCAAAATGATGAAGTGTGTGAAAACTTACAAGCTCTTGATGGAGTTCTATCTGGTATAGCAGATGCAAATAGCAGCACCGGTATCAATCATAATAGAGATGAGTTTGAAGAGCATATGGAGCATGTGATCTCTGCCTTCTCGTCTGGACAGCTTCTTCATGAGTCAGTTCTGGAGGTTGAATGTCAGCAAAATGATGAAGTCTGTGAAAATTCACAAGCTCTGGATAGAGTTCTATCTGGTATAGCACATGCAAATAGCAGCACCGCTATCAATCATAAAGATGAGTTTGAAGAGCATGTGATCACCTGCCTTCTCGTCTGGGCAGCTTCTTC TGAGTCAGTTTTGGAGGTTGAATGTCAGCAAAATGATGAAGTGTGTGAAAACTCACAAGCTCTTGATGGAGTTCTATCTGGTATAGCACATGCAAATAGCAGCACTGCTATCAATCATAATAGAGATGAGTTTGAAGAGCATGTGATCTCTGCCTTCTCGTCTGGACAGCTTCTTCATGAGTCAGTTTTGGAGGTTGAATGTCAGAAAAATGATGAAGTGTGTGAAAAATCACAAGCTCTTGATAGAGTTCTATCTAGTATAGCAGATGCAAATAGCAACTCCACTATCTGTAACAATGAGCACCCTTTGAACAAAGAGTTTGAAAAGAATGAGATCTCCGCCTTAACTTCTGTACAGATTCTCAATGAATCAATTGTAGAGATTGGAAATCAGCAATATAATGAAAATGAAAAAGATGACATCTCACAAGCTGTTGATGGGATTCACTCTGGTATACCAGATGCAAATAGCAGCTCCACTCTCTATCAGAATGAGAACCCATTGAAGAAAGAGTTTGAAAAGGATGAGATCTCCGCCTTTGTATCTGTACAGATTCCCAATGAGTTAGTTGAAGGGATTGGAAGTCAGCAATATGATGAAGATGAAAAGGATGAGATCTGCGCCTTTACTTCTGTACAGATTCTCAATCAGTCAGTTGCGGAGATTGGAATTTATCAATATAATGAAGATAATATAAAATCACAAGCTGTAGATGGAGTGCCATCTAGTGTTCCAAATTCACCTAGCTTATGTCATAACTATCACTGTAAGAACTTGTCAGAGCTCTTTAATTCTTCATTTTCTAAAGAAGATGTGGACATTAATTGTGCTAAAGAAGATGAACAGAAGAAGATGTCAACTTCCAGTTGCTGCAGCCACTGCAGCAGTACCACCTTGGAAAGCAAAGATCAGCTATATCTTTATGAAAATGACCACAACGTTCGGTATTCCTCGAGTTCTGGAGTTCATGCAATACAGTCACTGAGGAACACTCCATGCAAATCAGATCAAGAAAGCCACTGGCCAGAAATCATGGGACATTTGTTATCTGATGTTGGTGAAAGTTCCAAGGCTCTTGACGATGAGAATTTCTTAAAAGCTGACAACAAGCAGAAGGAACCCACAGTCATCACTAGGGCTCCCAAGATGGACCTGACGAACTTTTCTATATGTTGTGAGAGTAATCCTACTGAAGATTGCTTTGGACAGCTTGACGGGAAAAATAAGACGGGGCAGACTTTTGCCATTAATGTGTCTGAACCCAGAGATACAGATGTCAACACTCCATTGAGATCAGGGAAACAATCTGATTCTCCCACTTTTAGTGGAAAACCTACTAGCAATAATATTCAAACTGGTCAATGTTTTCCCACTAATACTGAGGTCAAAGAACTGTACAAAGAGAATTTGGATCATCAATCGGTTTCAGAGGCCCTAATTTCTAACGTAGAAGTGTTTGCAGAAGAAATATTTACTCCAGACAAAGAGAATTTTACTCCCAGCACTCATAAATATAGCTCCACCAAGAAGACCAACAAATTAGAAGAGATCAAGCTTTCAGACCCTCTTTGCTTATTATCATCTCCGACAAAGAATTCTATCTGCTGGAACTTTGTTCAAGATGACGAATTAATGTTCTCTTCTGAAAAAGAGAATCACACTCCAAAGGTTCTCCAGAAATCTAGATTAGTGCAACCGGCCTTCAAGAATTCAGCGAGACTGAATTTTGAATCTGCAACAAAAGATGGAACTAGGAGGGTTCCTTTTAAATCTCTGCTCTCCAACTCTCCAAGCAAGAGCTGGAGCAGCAACTCTGGAAAATATGCTCAACCAATCGAAAAG AATGCTGTTGTAGGAGACAATAAGCGGTGGATCATGGTAGCAGACACTAATTCTCTCCTAAATAAAGTCTCCAGGAAGGCATTACAGCTTTTGCAAGGAGTGAAGGGGACTCAGCTGATCATACCTAGAGTTG TAATAAGGGAACTCGATTGCATGAAGCGGAGAGGTTATCTGTTTACAAAAACAGAGATTTCATCAGCATTACAATGGATCAATGATTGTATGAGAAATACGAACTGGTGGATTCATGTTGAGAGTTTGATGGAGGGGGGAAAGCATCCAACTGCTTCTTCTCTATCCACATCTGAAGGGGAAATCGAGGATTTCGCTTTCAGTTCAACCCTGTCCTCCGCTTTTCCGAATTTTTTGGAAATTGTTTCACCAACGCCTGGAGACCATATTCTTGAGTGCGCTTTACTTAATAGAAGAATAAAAAATGATGGAAACCTGGTTATTCTTAGTGATGATGTTTTACTGAAGATTAAGGCCATGGCAGAA GGAATCATATGTGAGGCAGCAGAAGAATTCCGTGAGAGCCTGGTGAATCCGTTCTCTGATAGGttcttgtgggctaaaagctcTCCCAGAGGACTGACTTGGTCTTGTGCAGATGACATTGTTCTGCGGGAGAAGTACTATCGCGGCCCTTTCAAGAAGCCACCATCAAAGTCAGGAGAAAGCTTGAAGGGTTTGAAGCTCATATTGGTTCAAAACCCTCACTTTAGAGGGCTCATTCTAAATTCAAATAATATCAGTTTTTAA